CCATCAGCAACGATTACTTGACCCGTTATAAAGCTTGAATCATCCGAACCTAAGAATAACGCTAATTGTGCGACTTCTTCTGGTTCACCTAGACGAGGCATTGTATCTTTACCAGTCATTTGACGGCCAAATCCGAACTGTGAAACACCTGTCATAGAGTTTTGGATATTTGTTTTTACGCCACCTGGTGCGATTGCGTTACAACGAATACCTGAATTTGCGTACATATAACCAGTATTTTTTGTTAGACCAACAACTGCGTGTTTAGAAGCTGTATAAGCTGCTCCACCACGCGTACCACGTAAACCGGCAGCTGAAGTATTATTGACAATAACACCATGACCTTGTTCTAAGAAGATGTTCACAGCGATTTGCATTGCTTGCATTGTTCCTACAGTATTGACAGCGAAAATACGGTTCCATTTAGCAAAGTCGACTTCACCAACTGGCTCCATGCCGTCCATAATACCAGCGTTATTTACTAAAATATCTAATTGACCGAAAGCTGCTTTTGTTTCTTCAAACATACGCTCGATATCAGCAAGTTCTGCTACGTTCGCTTGGTTTGCGATTGCTTGGCCACCAGCTGCTATGATTGCGTCAGCTACAACTTTAGCGCCTTCACCATTGTAGTCAGA
This genomic window from Solibacillus sp. FSL R5-0449 contains:
- a CDS encoding glucose 1-dehydrogenase, whose protein sequence is MKLENKVAIVTGAASGMGKAIAELYAKEGAKVVVSDYNGEGAKVVADAIIAAGGQAIANQANVAELADIERMFEETKAAFGQLDILVNNAGIMDGMEPVGEVDFAKWNRIFAVNTVGTMQAMQIAVNIFLEQGHGVIVNNTSAAGLRGTRGGAAYTASKHAVVGLTKNTGYMYANSGIRCNAIAPGGVKTNIQNSMTGVSQFGFGRQMTGKDTMPRLGEPEEVAQLALFLGSDDSSFITGQVIVADGGWTAY